The Lasioglossum baleicum chromosome 15, iyLasBale1, whole genome shotgun sequence genome has a segment encoding these proteins:
- the LOC143216474 gene encoding cytoplasmic dynein 2 intermediate chain 2 isoform X2, whose amino-acid sequence MKTRFKQLRQEVSRYLYTQTVTVEKKKPNVDFNKLAQFLNRVTPSILEALDEAYGTDAFDDYDTKTDEDSVASTQLVQKINTSEPESHMKVTDMCWSIGGGTLAVSYGIPYHETWCDHYSKVHLYNQTKDGTFTDSPHKTLEANACVTTLAYHPTEPSILAVGLFNGDVLVWNLRNDASPTSVSVCIHGDTVCQIYWKAETVNDAAMLVTASKDGYIYTHKMVANFTVSHVYTRSKISKEHNPIENIRPRSSGGSRERAVESGLCITAFDFSSVDPIFFIVGTLCGGIYKCSVERIAPIEGDNTLMDPVIGEYERHDGSITCIKFSPIRNLFVTSGTDKEMRIYDFEEHTCLRSISFENTIVGLAWMLGNQDVLATYGAGSDVRLYNVTDGTPVTGIKFETSGRDNTSCLRVNSKKDLVGIGDTQGNVEIWKIPRKLL is encoded by the exons ATGAAAACCCGGTTCAAACAGTTGAGACAAGAAGTATCGAGGTatttatat ACTCAGACCGTTACAGTAGAGAAGAAAAAGCCAAATGTGGACTTCAATAAATTGGCTCAGTTTTTAAATAGAGTCACTCCGAGTATATTGGAAGCTTTAGACGAGGCATACGGAACCGATGCTTTCGACGACTATGATACAAAGACGGATGAAGATTCTGTTGCAAGCACACAGCTTGTGCAGAAAATCAATACAAGCGAACCAGAATCACAT ATGAAAGTAACAGATATGTGTTGGAGTATCGGAGGAGGAACATTAGCTGTCTCTTATGGTATTCCTTACCATGAAACATGGTGCGATCACTACTCTAAAGTACACCTGTACAATCAAACAAAGGATGGTACTTTTACAGACAGTCCGCATAAGACGTTAGAGGCAAATGCATGTGTGACAACTTTAGCTTACCATCCAACTGAACCGTCAATTTTAGCAGTTGGTTTATTTAATG GTGATGTTCTCGTTTGGAACTTGAGGAATGACGCATCACCCACGTCAGTATCGGTTTGCATTCACGGTGACACTGTATGTCAAATATACTGGAAAGCAGAAACGGTAAATGATGCAGCCATGCTTGTTACTGCTAGCAAAGATGGATACATTTATACCCATAAGATGGTAGCCAACTTCACTGTTTCTCATGTATATACAAG atcgAAAATATCCAAAGAACACAATCCTATAGAGAATATAAGACCACGCAGTTCTGGTGGATCTCGGGAACGCGCGGTGGAGTCTGGATTATGTATCACCGCGTTTGACTTCTCATCTGTAGatcctatattttttattgttggTACTCTGTGCGGTGGAATATACAAATGCAGTGTAGAGCGTATTGCTCCTATAGAAG GCGATAATACCCTTATGGATCCAGTGATAGGCGAATACGAGAGGCACGACGGTAGCATTACTTGTATCAAATTCTctcctattcgtaatttattCGTTACTTCCGGTACAGACAAGGAAATGCGTATTTATGACTTCGAAGAG CACACGTGCCTACGATCAATTTCTTTCGAAAATACAATCGTGGGATTAGCGTGGATGTTGGGAAATCAAGATGTATTAGCAACTTATGGCGCGGGTTCGGATGTGAGATTATATAACGTCACCGATGGTACACCTGTGACTGGTATAAAGTTTGAGACATCCGGCAGAGACAATACAAGCTGTTTGCGTGTCAACTCTAAGAA AGATTTGGTGGGCATCGGCGATACCCAAGGGAATGTGGAAATTTGGAAAATTCCTCGTAAGCTACTTTAA
- the LOC143216474 gene encoding cytoplasmic dynein 2 intermediate chain 2 isoform X1, with protein sequence MFTDRSLDAVSFDSQISTEKSESSANIQTTEIVYNENPVQTVETRSIETQTVTVEKKKPNVDFNKLAQFLNRVTPSILEALDEAYGTDAFDDYDTKTDEDSVASTQLVQKINTSEPESHMKVTDMCWSIGGGTLAVSYGIPYHETWCDHYSKVHLYNQTKDGTFTDSPHKTLEANACVTTLAYHPTEPSILAVGLFNGDVLVWNLRNDASPTSVSVCIHGDTVCQIYWKAETVNDAAMLVTASKDGYIYTHKMVANFTVSHVYTRSKISKEHNPIENIRPRSSGGSRERAVESGLCITAFDFSSVDPIFFIVGTLCGGIYKCSVERIAPIEGDNTLMDPVIGEYERHDGSITCIKFSPIRNLFVTSGTDKEMRIYDFEEHTCLRSISFENTIVGLAWMLGNQDVLATYGAGSDVRLYNVTDGTPVTGIKFETSGRDNTSCLRVNSKKDLVGIGDTQGNVEIWKIPRKLL encoded by the exons ATGTTCACCGATCGATCACTCGATGCTGTAAGCTTCGATTCGCAAATATCAACTGAAAA ATCGGAATCATCGGCGAACATACAAACGACAGAGATTGTTTATAATGAAAACCCGGTTCAAACAGTTGAGACAAGAAGTATCGAG ACTCAGACCGTTACAGTAGAGAAGAAAAAGCCAAATGTGGACTTCAATAAATTGGCTCAGTTTTTAAATAGAGTCACTCCGAGTATATTGGAAGCTTTAGACGAGGCATACGGAACCGATGCTTTCGACGACTATGATACAAAGACGGATGAAGATTCTGTTGCAAGCACACAGCTTGTGCAGAAAATCAATACAAGCGAACCAGAATCACAT ATGAAAGTAACAGATATGTGTTGGAGTATCGGAGGAGGAACATTAGCTGTCTCTTATGGTATTCCTTACCATGAAACATGGTGCGATCACTACTCTAAAGTACACCTGTACAATCAAACAAAGGATGGTACTTTTACAGACAGTCCGCATAAGACGTTAGAGGCAAATGCATGTGTGACAACTTTAGCTTACCATCCAACTGAACCGTCAATTTTAGCAGTTGGTTTATTTAATG GTGATGTTCTCGTTTGGAACTTGAGGAATGACGCATCACCCACGTCAGTATCGGTTTGCATTCACGGTGACACTGTATGTCAAATATACTGGAAAGCAGAAACGGTAAATGATGCAGCCATGCTTGTTACTGCTAGCAAAGATGGATACATTTATACCCATAAGATGGTAGCCAACTTCACTGTTTCTCATGTATATACAAG atcgAAAATATCCAAAGAACACAATCCTATAGAGAATATAAGACCACGCAGTTCTGGTGGATCTCGGGAACGCGCGGTGGAGTCTGGATTATGTATCACCGCGTTTGACTTCTCATCTGTAGatcctatattttttattgttggTACTCTGTGCGGTGGAATATACAAATGCAGTGTAGAGCGTATTGCTCCTATAGAAG GCGATAATACCCTTATGGATCCAGTGATAGGCGAATACGAGAGGCACGACGGTAGCATTACTTGTATCAAATTCTctcctattcgtaatttattCGTTACTTCCGGTACAGACAAGGAAATGCGTATTTATGACTTCGAAGAG CACACGTGCCTACGATCAATTTCTTTCGAAAATACAATCGTGGGATTAGCGTGGATGTTGGGAAATCAAGATGTATTAGCAACTTATGGCGCGGGTTCGGATGTGAGATTATATAACGTCACCGATGGTACACCTGTGACTGGTATAAAGTTTGAGACATCCGGCAGAGACAATACAAGCTGTTTGCGTGTCAACTCTAAGAA AGATTTGGTGGGCATCGGCGATACCCAAGGGAATGTGGAAATTTGGAAAATTCCTCGTAAGCTACTTTAA
- the Prors-m gene encoding prolyl-tRNA synthetase 2-like protein, mitochondrial isoform X1 yields the protein MSKMSVHKVRRASQMFQPILTTMLKPSQKPKVTSKSYDSLIKYGFIKSVNNGMYAYLPLGLRVLDKLTNLVVNEMENVGAQKLMLPALTPTKLWKQTNRFDDNKTELFEVHDRHKKNYILSPTYEETICDLIASTGTLSPKILPLKLYQISNKWRDEMKPRLGFFRSREFVMKDLYTFDASLDDAKKTYELICEAYDNIFKQIGISYVKAIGDTGSIGGLMSHEYHYKCEVGDDTICMCSSCQYAINKTVCKESHCPECNSTFLEQNTAEVGHAFLLDTKYTEPLKAQCHIQNKHVPSVMGCFGLGLSRILTVMAETLSTEDELRWPKNLAPYTVCIIPPKAGSKEEIAAQYIDKIVEILNQLNIDAILDDRTYLTIGNRFKHSCLTGYPYIIVIGKTATNSPPTFEVHNINDSSKSDLSLEAIHGYFNAENIKS from the exons ATGTCTAAAATGTCGGTTCATAAAGTAAGGAGAGCATCGCAAATGTTTCAACCGATACTCACTACGATGTTGAAGCCTTCGCAGAAACCGAAAGTTACATCGAAAAGTTACGAT AGCTTGATTAAATATGGATTtattaagtctgttaacaaCGGCATGTATGCATATCTGCCGTTGGGATTACGTGTTTTAGATAAATTAACAAATCTTGTTGTCAACGAAATGGAAAACGTAGGAGCTCAGAAGTTGATGCTTCCAGCATTAACACCAACAAAATTATGGAAACAAACGAATAGATTCGATGATAATAAAACAGAATTGTTTGAAGTCCATGATAGGCACAAAAAGAACTATATACTTAGTCCA ACATACGAAGAAACAATCTGTGATTTAATTGCTTCCACTGGAACTTTATCTCCAAAAATTTTACCTTTGAAATTGTATCAAATATCTAACAAATGGAGAGACGAAATGAAACCACGTCTTGGGTTTTTCAGAAGTAGAGAgtttgttatgaaggatttgtATACATTCGATGCATCTTTAGATGATGCTAAGAAGACATATGAGTTAATATGTGAAGCTTATGATAATATATTCAAGCAAATAGGGATTTCATATGTAAAAG CTATAGGTGATACAGGATCAATTGGAGGCCTAATGTCCCACGAGTATCACTATAAATGTGAAGTTGGCGATGATACCATTTGCATGTGTTCATCTTGTCAGTATGCTATTAACAAAACTGTATGCAAAGAATCACATTGTCCCGAGTGTAACAGTACATTTCTAGAGCAAAATACTGCTGAG GTGGGACATGCATTTTTGTTAGACACAAAGTACACAGAGCCCCTAAAAGCACAATGTCACATACAGAACAAACATGTGCCTTCGGTAATGGGATGTTTTGGACTTGGCCTGAGTCGCATACTCACTGTTATGGCTGAAACATTATCTACAGAAGATGAACTTAGATGGCCAAAAAACTTAGCACCTTATACCGTGTGCATAATACCACCGAAG GCTGGCAGCAAAGAAGAAATTGCAGCGCAATACATTGACaaaatagtagaaattttaaatcaattaaatattgaTGCTATACTCGATGATAGGACATACTTAACTATCGGAAACCGTTTTAAGCACTCGTGCTTAACTGGATATCCGTacattatagtaattggtaaaacTGCTACGAATTCACCACCCACATTCGAGGTTCATAACATAAACGATTCGTCAAAGTCTGATTTAAGTTTAGAAGCAATACACGGCTATTTTAATgcagaaaatataaaaagttaa
- the Prors-m gene encoding prolyl-tRNA synthetase 2-like protein, mitochondrial isoform X2: MENVGAQKLMLPALTPTKLWKQTNRFDDNKTELFEVHDRHKKNYILSPTYEETICDLIASTGTLSPKILPLKLYQISNKWRDEMKPRLGFFRSREFVMKDLYTFDASLDDAKKTYELICEAYDNIFKQIGISYVKAIGDTGSIGGLMSHEYHYKCEVGDDTICMCSSCQYAINKTVCKESHCPECNSTFLEQNTAEVGHAFLLDTKYTEPLKAQCHIQNKHVPSVMGCFGLGLSRILTVMAETLSTEDELRWPKNLAPYTVCIIPPKAGSKEEIAAQYIDKIVEILNQLNIDAILDDRTYLTIGNRFKHSCLTGYPYIIVIGKTATNSPPTFEVHNINDSSKSDLSLEAIHGYFNAENIKS; encoded by the exons ATGGAAAACGTAGGAGCTCAGAAGTTGATGCTTCCAGCATTAACACCAACAAAATTATGGAAACAAACGAATAGATTCGATGATAATAAAACAGAATTGTTTGAAGTCCATGATAGGCACAAAAAGAACTATATACTTAGTCCA ACATACGAAGAAACAATCTGTGATTTAATTGCTTCCACTGGAACTTTATCTCCAAAAATTTTACCTTTGAAATTGTATCAAATATCTAACAAATGGAGAGACGAAATGAAACCACGTCTTGGGTTTTTCAGAAGTAGAGAgtttgttatgaaggatttgtATACATTCGATGCATCTTTAGATGATGCTAAGAAGACATATGAGTTAATATGTGAAGCTTATGATAATATATTCAAGCAAATAGGGATTTCATATGTAAAAG CTATAGGTGATACAGGATCAATTGGAGGCCTAATGTCCCACGAGTATCACTATAAATGTGAAGTTGGCGATGATACCATTTGCATGTGTTCATCTTGTCAGTATGCTATTAACAAAACTGTATGCAAAGAATCACATTGTCCCGAGTGTAACAGTACATTTCTAGAGCAAAATACTGCTGAG GTGGGACATGCATTTTTGTTAGACACAAAGTACACAGAGCCCCTAAAAGCACAATGTCACATACAGAACAAACATGTGCCTTCGGTAATGGGATGTTTTGGACTTGGCCTGAGTCGCATACTCACTGTTATGGCTGAAACATTATCTACAGAAGATGAACTTAGATGGCCAAAAAACTTAGCACCTTATACCGTGTGCATAATACCACCGAAG GCTGGCAGCAAAGAAGAAATTGCAGCGCAATACATTGACaaaatagtagaaattttaaatcaattaaatattgaTGCTATACTCGATGATAGGACATACTTAACTATCGGAAACCGTTTTAAGCACTCGTGCTTAACTGGATATCCGTacattatagtaattggtaaaacTGCTACGAATTCACCACCCACATTCGAGGTTCATAACATAAACGATTCGTCAAAGTCTGATTTAAGTTTAGAAGCAATACACGGCTATTTTAATgcagaaaatataaaaagttaa
- the Shop gene encoding sulfite oxidase, with amino-acid sequence MKNDEYPEYALYHFHFRMRTMILNSRLLYHLRNKSLTRASKVSVQYYIEPCRQYSLKNEKTNKQRDCPKNNSYFLCAAYTTLGASILTYICYYYIFRKNKTHALGKNDIQCGEFRPDLKTYSLEEVGKHSNKDNHVWVIFKQGVYDITDFIEHHPGGSSKLLMAAGSFIDPFWTIYANHNTPEIYELLESMRIGNISKADRFSTNTVQNDPYTGEPQRHKALKVNGSRPFCAEPPSSLLVENFITPTELFYVRNHLPVPDVDLETYTLELAVEETTKKCLSFEDIQKYPKYTITNAVMCAGNRRSEMAQEKPLKGLSWGVGAIGNATWTGARLCDILEDMKINEDDYSHVQFEGHDVDPSGIPYGASISISRAMNPRADVILAYEMNGQPIPRDHGFPIRVIVPGVVGARSVKWLDKIILSKEESQSQWQQGDYKGFSPSTDWDNVDFSKAPAIQELPVISAICTPEPLDTVRVKDGKINVKGYAWSGGGRKTIRVDVTNDQGNTWHTANLHDEDTNAKEGRYYSWTLWSIDLPVHSSCQESEIWAKAVDSAYNVQPESFKNIWNLRGFLCNAYHKVKVKLKH; translated from the exons ATGAAAAACGA TGAGTATCCGGAATAC GCTCTATATCATTTTCATTTTCGTATGAGAACCATGATTCTGAATTCGAGGCTTTTATACCACCTGAGGAACaa gTCTTTGACGCGGGCGTCGAAAGTTTCTGTACAATATTACATCGAGCCATGTAGACAATACTCCTTGAAAAATGAGAAAACAAATAAGCAAAGGGATTGTCCTAAAAACAATTCCTACTTTCTGTGTGCTGCATACACCACCCTTGGTGCATCTATATTAACCTATATatgttattattacatattccGTAAGAATAAAACACATGCATTGGGTAAAAATGATATACAATGCGGAGAGTTCAGACCAGATTTAAAGACGTATAGTTTAGAAGAAGTAGGGAAACACAGCAACAAGGACAATCATGTATGGGTAATCTTTAAACAAGGGGTGTACGATATAACAGATTTTATAGAACATCATCCTGGCGGTTCTTCTAAGCTGTTAATGGCAGCTGGCAGTTTTATAGACCCTTTCTGGACAATTTATGCTAATCATAACACTCCGGAAATATACGAATTGCTAGAATCCATGAGAATTGGAAATATTTCTAAGGCAGACAGGTTTTCCACTAATACGGTACAGAATGATCCGTACACAGGAGAGCCGCAGAGACATAAAGCTCTAAAAGTTAATGGAAGTAGACCTTTTTGTGCTGAACCACCATCTTCCTTATTAGTCGAAAATTTTATTACACCAAC AGAATTGTTTTACGTGAGGAATCATCTTCCCGTTCCTGATGTAGATCTAGAAACGTACACCTTGGAATTAGCTGTAGAGGAAACAACGAAAAAGTGTCTTAGCTTCGAGGATATACAAAAGTATCCAAAATATACGATAACTAACGCTGTAATGTGTGCTGGTAATAGGCGATCCGAAATGGCACAG GAGAAACCGTTGAAAGGGCTCAGTTGGGGTGTAGGAGCAATCGGTAATGCTACGTGGACAGGCGCAAGATTGTGCGATATTTTGGAAGACATGAAAATAAATGAGGATGACTATAGTCACGTTCAG TTTGAAGGGCACGACGTGGATCCTTCTGGTATACCGTACGGTGCAAGTATATCCATTAGTAGAGCTATGAATCCAAGAGCAGATGTGATTTTAGCCTATGAAATGAATGGTCAACCAATACCAAGAGATCATGGTTTTCCTATTCGAGTAATTGTTCCCGGTGTTGTGGGCGCGAGAAGTGTGAAATGGCTTG ATAAAATAATTCTCTCGAAAGAAGAAAGTCAGTCGCAATGGCAACAGGGTGATTACAAAGGCTTTTCCCCTAGCACCGATTGGGACAATGTAGATTTTTCTAAGGCACCCGCTATACAAGAGCTGCCTGTAATTTCTGCGATATGCACACCGGAACCATTGGACACGGTTCGAGTAAAAGATGGGAAGATAAACGTTAAAG GATACGCGTGGTCAGGAGGTGGTAGGAAAACTATTAGAGTCGATGTTACAAATGATCAAGGTAACACTTGGCATACAGCTAATTTACACGATGAAGACACCAACGCCAAGGAAGGTCGTTATTATAGTTGGACATTATGGAGCATTGATCTTCCTGTACATTCCTCCTGTCAAGAATCAGAGATATGGGCGAAAGCTGTGGACTCAGCTTATAACGTGCAACCAGAAAGctttaaaaatatttggaaCTTACGGGGCTTCCTTTGTAATGCGTATCACAAAGTCAAAGTTAAATTGAAACATTAA
- the LOC143216469 gene encoding armadillo-like helical domain-containing protein 3, whose product MAMAMRKRSGSGSKRQHKGKLVPIYESFFKGEDLTLAHPNFWNELFLIKPMVPHIESEILHMTAEQLNASRENLNALVCHCVDTLVDEHPFRVVYALQTLAAVIQSMYKKASQGDCGFNLIDILVGFDSAEQRMTTLMQHCNNFLTGEYPDSLKALCLKLLLIIVTGMDNVSQNTLLEYVMLNSVFESLVQLLRDTTARSRHGHDAVLLLTLLVNYRKHERANPYIVKLSILDDELALNGYGQVISSSLMDFCRQFAQQRAEIQASWLSSFTSIVGSIFVGEEEAKTQQVRANNALLLALYESTHLNRNFVTTLAYTQSDTSAPPSPNNTLGPNAVAPGAQLPDVMAQPFNLLATFLQYCSIVMQVIRTEAIMSNVKLCFLILSCIAEDQYANSLMHDANLAFRVQLHRVPMHHRKIQDKTAPVQPLAATLLDLLVEFITSHMMKKFPLELYHQCIGVLQRLLCYQKRCRVRLGYQWRDLWTALINLLKFLTTHESHLIKKMNIFPLAIQVVNILNLFITYGDTFLSSPSSYDELFYEIIRMRLIFTNLNAMALRYSTSEAYEYKEHALKLTNCLVNMRDIVNHFPPKIAAWLASESLSTPTEQQILAIIIQNYDSLTLKLQDNLDQYERYSEKPDHVAFFEEMVTGVVMDTRGSIDLNALDTQAILQELSNIS is encoded by the exons ATGGCTATGGCTATGAGAAAACGGAGCGGTTCTGGCTCCAAACGCCAGCACAAGGGGAAGCTCGTACCGATATACGAGAGCTTCTTCAAGGGAGAAGACTTAACGTTAGCTCATCCAAATTTTTGGAATGAACTGTTCCTCATAAAACCCATG GTTCCACACATTGAAAGTGAAATTTTACATATGACTGCGGAACAATTAAACGCAAGTAGAGAGAACTTAAATGCCTTGGTATGCCATTGCGTGGATACGTTAGTCGACGAGCATCCTTTCAGAGTTGTCTACGCTCTGCAAACTTTAGCAGCTGTTATACAGTCAATGTATAAGAAAGCTAGTCAAGGAGATTGCGGATTTAACTTAATCGACATCCTAGTGGGATTTGATTCCGCTGAACAAAGGATGACAACGTTGATGCAACATTGCAATAACTTTTTAACAG GTGAATACCCTGATAGCTTAAAAGCTTTatgcttgaaattgttgttaATTATTGTAACTGGCATGGACAATGTTAGTCAGAACACTTTGTTGGAGTATGTTATGCTTAATAGTGTTTTTGAATCTCTGGTTCAA TTGCTGAGAGACACAACAGCTAGAAGTCGTCATGGTCATGACGCAGTATTGCTCTTAACACTTCTAGTCAATTATAGGAAGCACGAAAGAGCGAACCCCTATATTgttaaattgtcaattttagACGATGAGCTAGCTCTAAATGGATATGGTCAAGTAATATCGAGTTCGTTGATGGACTTTTGTAGGCAATTTGCTCAACAAAGAGCAG AAATACAAGCATCTTGGCTGTCTTCCTTCACTAGCATAGTAGGAAGCATATTTGTTGGAGAAGAAGAAGCAAAAACGCAACAAGTTCGTGCGAATAACGCATTGTTACTAGCGCTTTACGAGTCTACACACTTAAATCGTAATTTTGTAACAACTTTAGCTTATACGCAAAGCGACACAAGTGCTCCGCCCTCTCCTAACAATACGTTAGGGCCAAACGCTGTGGCTCCTGGAGCGCAGCTACCAGATGTAATGGCCCAACCGTTTAATTTGTTGGCGACGTTCTTACAATATTG TTCGATAGTTATGCAAGTTATCAGAACAGAAGCAATAATGAGTAATGTGAAATTGTGCTTCCTTATATTAAGCTGCATCGCGGAAGATCAGTACGCAAACAGTTTGATGCATGATGCAAACTTGGCTTTCAGAGTTCAGCTTCATAGAGTGCCCATGCACCACAGGAAGATTCAGGATAAAACAGCACCCGTACAACCGTTGGCTGCTACATTACTTG ATTTGCTTGTTGAATTCATTACATCGCACATGATGAAGAAATTCCCACTCGAACTTTATCATCAGTGTATTGGAGTTTTGCAAAGACTGCTCTGTTACCAGAAAAGATGTAGAGTCCGACTCGGTTATCAATGGAGAGATCTTTGGACAGCGTTGATTAATCTACTCAAGTTCTTAACCACCCACGAAAGCCACCTTATTAAGAAAATGAACATCTTTCCATTAGCCATTCag GTtgtgaatattttgaatttgtttATTACTTATGGGGATACGTTCCTATCTTCGCCGAGCAGCTACGATGAATTGTTTTACGAGATAATACGAATGAGACTTATTTTCACAAATTTAAACGCAATGG CACTCAGATATTCGACAAGCGAAGCTTACGAGTACAAAGAGCATGCGCtaaaattaacaaattgtttggtGAACATGAGAGACATAGTAAATCATTTTCCACCAAAGATAGCGGCATGGTTGGCCAGCGAAAGTTTGTCAACTCCGACGGAACAACAGATTTTAGCGATCATAATACAGAATTATGATAGCCTTACGTTGAAGTTACAAGATAATTTAGATCAGTACGAAAGATATTCTGAGAAGCCTGATCACGTTGCATTTTTCGAAGAAATG GTAACTGGAGTTGTTATGGATACAAGAGGATCGATAGACTTGAACGCATTAGACACGCAGGCTATATTGCAGGAATTATCGAATATTTCGTAA
- the LOC143216486 gene encoding uncharacterized protein LOC143216486 isoform X2 produces the protein MGSDKILRKSSLRNELECEEVVQPKSKDDKVKKKTKDRSLKNETCQKKQVDTKKEDHECLDSYVNEEKCQEDYSRKKKRKMKQAR, from the exons ATGGGAAGTGACAAAATATTACGGAAGA GTAGTCTTCGTAACGAACTCGAATGCGAGGAAGTTGTTCAACCAAAGA GTAAAGATGACAAAGTTAAAAAGAAGACGAAAGATAGAAGCTTAAAGAATGAGACTTGCCAGAAGAAGCAAGTTGATACAAAGAAAGAGGACCATGAATGTTTAGATTCGTACGTTAACGAGGAGAAGTGTCAAGAAGATTAttcaagaaagaaaaagagaaag ATGAAACAAGCTCGGTAA
- the LOC143216486 gene encoding uncharacterized protein LOC143216486 isoform X3: MFERFHRSEDETIRVICNRKDDKVKKKTKDRSLKNETCQKKQVDTKKEDHECLDSYVNEEKCQEDYSRKKKRKMKQAR, translated from the exons ATGTTCGAGCGTTTTCACCGTTCCGAGGACGAAACGATTCGTGTTATTTGTAACC GTAAAGATGACAAAGTTAAAAAGAAGACGAAAGATAGAAGCTTAAAGAATGAGACTTGCCAGAAGAAGCAAGTTGATACAAAGAAAGAGGACCATGAATGTTTAGATTCGTACGTTAACGAGGAGAAGTGTCAAGAAGATTAttcaagaaagaaaaagagaaag ATGAAACAAGCTCGGTAA
- the LOC143216486 gene encoding uncharacterized protein LOC143216486 isoform X1, translating to MIGKFVTKVIQSLPSWEVTKYYGRVCIYQLKCFKYKVQTSEAWFNFKCKFMPGSLRNELECEEVVQPKSKDDKVKKKTKDRSLKNETCQKKQVDTKKEDHECLDSYVNEEKCQEDYSRKKKRKMKQAR from the exons ATGATTGGTAAATTTGTTACTAAAGTAATACAG tcATTGCCGTCATGGGAAGTGACAAAATATTACGGAAGAGTATGTATATAtcaattaaaatgtttcaaatacaaAGTTCAGACGAGCGAAGCGTGGTTTAACTTTAAGTGCAAATTCATGCCAGGTAGTCTTCGTAACGAACTCGAATGCGAGGAAGTTGTTCAACCAAAGA GTAAAGATGACAAAGTTAAAAAGAAGACGAAAGATAGAAGCTTAAAGAATGAGACTTGCCAGAAGAAGCAAGTTGATACAAAGAAAGAGGACCATGAATGTTTAGATTCGTACGTTAACGAGGAGAAGTGTCAAGAAGATTAttcaagaaagaaaaagagaaag ATGAAACAAGCTCGGTAA